In Clavibacter californiensis, the sequence CTCGAAGTGCAGCGCGACCTTCTCCCCGCGGCCGGCGGCGACGTGCCGGTCGACGCAGTTGGCGGCGACGTTGAGCCGTCCGCCCGCGAACCACGTGGCGGCGGGGACCTGCGGGGTGCCGTCTGCGGCGACGGGCGGGATCCACGTGTGCGCCGTCTCCCACGGCGTCTCCCAGTCGAGGCGGCGGGCGGCCTCCTCCCAGAAGGCGACGGGATCCGCGTCGGCGCGCGCGTACGCCTCCGCCGTGACGTTCGCGGCGGCGGCGAGCGCGGCGGGCGGCGGGAAGAGCGCCTGCTCGTGCGCCACGGCGCCCGGGGCGTCGGCGGCGGGTGCGGGTGCGGTCTCGGCCTGCTCGGTGCGCGGGGAGGTCATGCGCCGACGCTACGTTCCGCGCGACCGGGATCCGGAACCGGGATGTCACGCGGCGACACGAAGGCGGCGGGTCAGCCCCAGCGCCGCACGAGCACCCGCTCGACGAGGCCGACCACCGCGTCGGTGATCGCGCCGAGCACGGCGAGCAGCACGATCGCCAGCAGCACCCGGTCGACGCGTCCGTTGGACGACGACTCCGTGAGCAGGTAGCCGAGCCCCATCGACGCGGCGAGCAGCTCGGCCGCCACGAGGAACAGCCACGACTGCGCGAGCGCGAGCCGGAGGCCGGAGACGACGGCCGGCAGCACGGCGGGGAGCTGCACGGTGACGAGCAGCGGGATCCGCGTCAGCCCGAACGCGCGTCCCGCCTCCACGAGGTGCGGGTCCACGTGCCGGAGCGCGCCCGCGACGGTCGTGTAGACCGGGAACATCGCGCCGATGGCGACGAGCGTGACCTTGGAGTCCTCGTTGATGCCCATCCAGAGCAGGAGCAGCGGCACCCACGCGAGCGACGGCACCGTGCGGAACGCGCCCGCTGTGGGCGCGAGGAGGAGCCTGCCGATGCGCGACAGGCCGACCACGGCGCCGAGCACGAGGCCGACCGTGGCGCCCAGCGCGAAGCCGAGCAGCACGCGCTGCAGCGAGATGGCGACGTACTGCCCGAGGATCCCCTGCTCGGCCAGCTGCACCCCGGCCCGCACCACGTCGAGCGGCGCGGGCAGGAGGTGGGCGGGCACGGCGCCCGTCGCGGTCACGACCGCCCAGAGCCCGACCACCAGGACGGGGACGACGAGGCCCACGGCGACCCGGAGGAGGACCCCACGGGTCGCGCGGCCGGGCGCCGGGCGCCGGGCGCGCTGGCCGTCGTCGTACGGGGCCCCGACGCCCGCGCGGTCGCCCGTGCCGACGTCCTCCCGCGCGGGCCGGAGCGCGGTCATCCGGCGGATCCGGAGGCGGGGTCCGCGGCCTCGGCGAACCGCGGCTCGAACAGCTCGTCCAGTGCCGTGTCGACCTTCCCCTGGTCCTCCACGTCGCCGGACTCCACGAGGATCGGGCCGACGCGCTCCAGCACGGCGCGCTGGGCGTCGCCGGGCACGGGGTCGACGCCGAGGTTCGTGCGGTCGATGACGGTGGAGGCGACGGCCGGGTCGATCGCGGCGGCCTGCGCGAGGATCGCCGCGGTCTCGTCCGGGTGGTCGACCGCCCAGGCGCGGGCCTCCTCGTAGGAGTCGACGACGGCCTGCGCGAGGTCGGGCGACGCGTCGAGGAACGACTGCGTGGCGTTGAGGAACCCGTAGGTCGCGAAGTCGACGTTCCGGTACAGCAGAGTGGATCCCGCCTCCGCCTCGCTCGCCGCCATGAGCGGGTCGAGCCCGGCCCACGCGTCGACCGAGCCGTTCTCGAGCGCGGCCCGGCCGTCGGCGTGCTGGAGGTTCTGGATGGTGACGTCGGACGCGGGGATGCCGGCCTCGTCCAGCGTCTGCAGCAGGAAGAAGTACGGGTCCGTGCCCTTCGTCGCCGCGATGTCGGCCCCGCGGAGCTGGTCGACGCTGGTGATGGGCGACCCCTTCGGCACGACGATCGCGGTCCACTCGGGCTGCGAGTACACGTCGATGGTGCGGATGGGCGAGCC encodes:
- a CDS encoding aliphatic sulfonate ABC transporter substrate-binding protein, yielding MTRLLPRRSLPALALVGAAAMLLAGCAAGEGSSVAPAAEASADPAGWSADTLTLDWATYNPLSLIVKDQGLVEKRLGSDVKVDWVQSAGSNKANELLRAGAVDVGSTAGSAALLARANGSPIRTIDVYSQPEWTAIVVPKGSPITSVDQLRGADIAATKGTDPYFFLLQTLDEAGIPASDVTIQNLQHADGRAALENGSVDAWAGLDPLMAASEAEAGSTLLYRNVDFATYGFLNATQSFLDASPDLAQAVVDSYEEARAWAVDHPDETAAILAQAAAIDPAVASTVIDRTNLGVDPVPGDAQRAVLERVGPILVESGDVEDQGKVDTALDELFEPRFAEAADPASGSAG
- a CDS encoding ABC transporter permease, with amino-acid sequence MTALRPAREDVGTGDRAGVGAPYDDGQRARRPAPGRATRGVLLRVAVGLVVPVLVVGLWAVVTATGAVPAHLLPAPLDVVRAGVQLAEQGILGQYVAISLQRVLLGFALGATVGLVLGAVVGLSRIGRLLLAPTAGAFRTVPSLAWVPLLLLWMGINEDSKVTLVAIGAMFPVYTTVAGALRHVDPHLVEAGRAFGLTRIPLLVTVQLPAVLPAVVSGLRLALAQSWLFLVAAELLAASMGLGYLLTESSSNGRVDRVLLAIVLLAVLGAITDAVVGLVERVLVRRWG